TCCTGCAGGAGTGCCACAACATCCAGCCCGGATGCAGGCCGCACCGGCTCGACAAACACGTCGATCGCCCCGTTGCATCCCAGCCCCAACCCCCAGACCGCGTCGTCATCGGCGGTGAGATCGTAGGTCAGCATCCGGGCCTGTCCGGTCTGCATCACCTCTCGCGCCGCCTCCGCGACATCCCCCTCCAGACATCCGCCGCTGATCGACCCGACGGTCGTCCCGTCCTGCCGGATCAAGAGGCGCGCCCCCTCACGGCGGTAGGTGGAGCCCTTGACCCGCGTGATCGTGGCCAGCGCGGCCGGTTCGCCGCGCGCCCGCAGGGTGGCGAGCGACGTCAAGATATCTCGCAGCTCTCTCATCGCCGATCTCCTTGGTCTCGCACGACCGCGACGTGGGCCCGGCGCACGCCCGCGGTCCCCGCGCGGGAGGCGCGGGGGTCCTGGAGGTATCGTTCCAGCGCGCGCAGGCCGTTCAGATTGTGGGCAGACGCAAACACGTCGACGTAGGGGAGGGCGGTGCTCATCCCCTGGGTCACCGGCTCATACCCGGGGCTCCCGAGCAGCGGGTTGAGCCAGATCACGCGGCCGGCCCGACCGTGCAGTTCCCGCATCGCCGCATCCAGAACCTCAAGGTCGCCCGTATCCCATCCGTCGCTGACGATCACGACGATCGTCCGCGCATCGACGACCTTCCGGCCGTAGCGCTCGTTGAACTGCCGAAGGCTCGCCCCGATCTTCGTCCCGCCCGACCAGTCCGGCACCTCGCGGGCGGCCGCGTGCAAGGCCTCACGGATGTCCCGATGTCCGAGCGCGTCGGTGACGCGGGTCAGCGAGGTGCTGAACAGAAACGACTCGACGTGACGAAGGGCGCCCTGAAGCGCGTAGATGAACTGGATCAGAAAGCGGCTGTAGATGTCCATCGACCCGCTCACGTCGCAGAGCAGCACCAGCTTGGCCTTCCGAATCTTTCGGCGCCGCCAAACCAGGTCGAGGACGTCTCCGCCGTAGCGCAAATTCCGCCGCATGGTCCGCCGAAGGTCGACGAACGAGCCGTGGCGGGCGGCCTTGGTCCGGCGCGACAGCCGGGTCGCGATGAGCCTGGCGATGATCACGATCAACTCGGTGATCGACCGGAGCTCGTCCGCGGAAAAGGCGCTGAAATCTTTGTGGCTCCGGCCCTCGGCCGGACTGTAGGCGGGCACCTCGCGCTCGTCCTCCGCCTCCCCGGTGTCGTTCCATTCGGCGACGGCGAGGTCGCTCTTACGCTCGCTCCCCACCTCCGACCCCGGCAGGGGAGATTCGTCCGGCTCCTCCCCCTCCTCCGACGACGGTGTTGTGAGCGCGGGGCCCACCCAGAATCGCGCGAACTCGTGGTCGAAGATGGGAAGGTCGTCTGGCCGGGAGCACAACGTGGTACGCAACGCGAACCGCACCATCTCGCGGTCCGCCAGATCCACGACGGTCAGCCCCTGCAGCGCGTCGGCGATCTCGGAGGGCCCGATCAGCAGCCCGCGCCGCCGGAGGCGCCGACAAAAAAGCGTGACGTTTCCGGCGAGGTTGCCCGGCCGGCCCCAGGCCGGGCCCGCGGCCTCAGCGCCCTTTGGGGAGCTGAGCGGCAACAGAGGCGATCCGCTCGGCGTTCCACCCATCGT
This portion of the bacterium genome encodes:
- a CDS encoding VWA domain-containing protein: MPLSSPKGAEAAGPAWGRPGNLAGNVTLFCRRLRRRGLLIGPSEIADALQGLTVVDLADREMVRFALRTTLCSRPDDLPIFDHEFARFWVGPALTTPSSEEGEEPDESPLPGSEVGSERKSDLAVAEWNDTGEAEDEREVPAYSPAEGRSHKDFSAFSADELRSITELIVIIARLIATRLSRRTKAARHGSFVDLRRTMRRNLRYGGDVLDLVWRRRKIRKAKLVLLCDVSGSMDIYSRFLIQFIYALQGALRHVESFLFSTSLTRVTDALGHRDIREALHAAAREVPDWSGGTKIGASLRQFNERYGRKVVDARTIVVIVSDGWDTGDLEVLDAAMRELHGRAGRVIWLNPLLGSPGYEPVTQGMSTALPYVDVFASAHNLNGLRALERYLQDPRASRAGTAGVRRAHVAVVRDQGDRR